The Thermococcus thermotolerans genome contains a region encoding:
- a CDS encoding nucleotidyltransferase family protein has protein sequence MQTARVRTLEDVQKILHAHRKELSEKYGVKRIGVFGSYSRNEQRPDSDVDILVEFKQPVGLIEFIRLQKYLEELLGVRVDLVTKGALKRRIRERILKEVKYV, from the coding sequence ATGCAGACCGCACGCGTTAGAACACTTGAGGATGTCCAAAAAATCCTACACGCTCACAGGAAGGAACTGAGTGAGAAATATGGTGTTAAGCGTATTGGTGTCTTTGGCTCATATTCACGAAATGAGCAGAGGCCGGACAGTGATGTTGACATTCTCGTGGAGTTCAAGCAGCCCGTGGGGTTAATAGAGTTCATACGCCTTCAGAAATACCTCGAAGAACTCCTTGGGGTTAGGGTTGACCTCGTAACCAAAGGGGCTTTGAAGAGACGCATTAGGGAACGGATTCTCAAAGAGGTGAAGTACGTATGA
- a CDS encoding HepT-like ribonuclease domain-containing protein: MRDPFLYVEDILEAIEKIRRYTEGMGFEDFVEDEKTVDAVIRNLEIIGEAAKHIPDEFKTLHPEVPWKEIAGMRDRLIHAYFGVDLSLVWYTVQNELDDLENVMRKLLEGQG, from the coding sequence ATGAGGGACCCTTTTCTCTACGTTGAGGATATTCTTGAGGCTATTGAGAAAATTAGACGGTATACAGAGGGCATGGGCTTTGAGGACTTCGTGGAAGATGAGAAAACGGTCGATGCAGTAATCCGAAACCTTGAAATAATAGGGGAAGCAGCGAAGCACATTCCAGATGAGTTTAAGACTCTTCATCCGGAGGTCCCCTGGAAAGAAATTGCAGGGATGAGGGACAGGTTAATCCACGCTTACTTTGGCGTTGACCTCTCGCTCGTTTGGTACACGGTTCAAAACGAGCTTGACGATTTGGAAAATGTCATGAGAAAGCTTCTGGAGGGTCAAGGATGA
- a CDS encoding mevalonate kinase: MRVLASAPAKIILFGEHSVVYGKPAIAAAIDLRTYVWAEFNDRGAIKIEAKDIRVPGLTVSFSEDEIYFESDYGKAAEVLSYVRQAIELVREEADANGKGITVSITSQIPVGAGLGSSAAVAVATIGAVSKLLGLELTNEEIGKLGHRVELLVQGASSGIDPTVSAIGGFIHYEKGNFEHLPFMELPIVVGYTGSSGSTKELVAMVRRTYEEMPEVIEPVLVAMGKIVEKAREVIISDLDEEVRFAQLGRLMNINHGLLDAIGVSTKKLSELVYAARVAGAIGAKITGAGGGGCMYALAPENQSEVATAITIAGGTPMITRISREGLRIEEVLP; encoded by the coding sequence ATGAGGGTTCTGGCATCTGCCCCGGCTAAAATTATCCTCTTCGGCGAGCACAGCGTCGTCTACGGTAAGCCTGCCATTGCTGCCGCCATCGACCTCAGAACCTATGTCTGGGCGGAGTTCAACGATAGGGGAGCGATAAAGATAGAGGCCAAGGACATCCGCGTTCCTGGCTTAACCGTTTCCTTCTCAGAGGACGAGATTTACTTCGAGAGCGACTACGGAAAGGCCGCGGAGGTTCTCAGCTACGTCCGGCAGGCGATAGAGCTTGTGAGGGAGGAGGCCGATGCTAACGGGAAAGGAATTACTGTCTCTATAACGTCACAGATTCCCGTCGGGGCCGGCCTCGGATCATCCGCTGCAGTTGCAGTTGCCACAATCGGGGCTGTATCCAAACTCCTCGGCCTTGAGCTGACCAACGAGGAGATAGGAAAGCTAGGCCACAGGGTTGAGCTCCTCGTCCAGGGAGCATCGAGCGGCATAGACCCCACCGTATCTGCCATAGGAGGCTTCATCCACTACGAGAAGGGGAACTTCGAACACCTGCCCTTCATGGAACTGCCCATAGTGGTCGGCTACACAGGTTCGAGCGGCTCAACCAAGGAGCTCGTGGCCATGGTGAGGAGAACCTATGAAGAGATGCCCGAGGTCATAGAGCCTGTACTCGTTGCGATGGGCAAGATAGTCGAGAAGGCCAGGGAGGTAATAATCTCCGACCTCGACGAGGAGGTTCGCTTCGCCCAGCTCGGCAGGCTCATGAACATCAACCACGGGCTTTTGGATGCCATTGGAGTTTCAACGAAAAAGCTGAGCGAGTTAGTTTATGCCGCAAGGGTTGCGGGAGCGATAGGGGCGAAGATAACCGGCGCCGGCGGTGGCGGCTGTATGTACGCCTTGGCCCCGGAGAACCAGAGCGAAGTTGCCACTGCCATAACCATAGCCGGTGGGACACCGATGATAACGAGGATAAGCCGTGAGGGACTGAGGATAGAGGAGGTTCTGCCATGA